CAATGGGTATCGAAGTAAACCAGGCAATCGGTCTGTTTATCACTCAATCTCCTCGTTCCAACCAGAATGCAAAAGCCAAACTGGGTGAGTTTAAAGATGTTACACCTGAAGGTGGCAAGGAAAAGAAGTTTATTGTAAGAACCCAGAACGTGGGTGACAAAATCCTTGATTGCAATATGTACCTGGTAGTTTCCGATCTCCAGAATGCAAAAGAGGAAAAACTCGATCCGGTTACTTTTAAAGTTCTTCCTGAAGGAACCGCGCTTACGGAATTGTCACTTCCTAAAAAACTCAACAAAGGTTCTTATCTGATCGCAGCAGTGCTCGATTACGGTCCAAACTATCCACTGGAAGGCGTTCAGATGCAACTGGATGTAAAATAATCTCAGGTTTTCCCATCTGAAACTATGGGCTGAAGTTATATCTGACCAGATAATTTTTTAATTGGTCAGATGTAATTTCAGCCTTTTTATTGTGTTTGATTGTGTGATTCTGCGGTTTAAGTTGCATATATAATATGCCATATATCATGCGCTATATAAAATATTTTCCGCTGTCCTCCTTTCTCTGCGTCTTGTTTTTTCAGGCTTATGCCCAACAATCTACTTCCCTATATTATGCGGAGGAAACGGCGCAGGCCCGGGAGATTATCCGCACATGGTATAATGAGGCCAACCATGATCTCAAGGAAGAATATCAGGTAAAACAAACAGAAAATGGAAAAGTGCGCCACGGGTGGTACAGGATTTTTTATGATAATGGAAGACTCTGGCAGGAAGGGCAATATGAAAACGGCGAACTCGAAGGTCTTTGGAAGATCTACTATAAAAATGGGGTTCTCAAACAAAAAATCACCTATGTAAACAGTCGGAAAGTGGGGCTGTTTGAGACTTTTTACCATACCAATAATCAGCTAAAGGAAATCGGTACTTTCCTCTTTGATAAAGTGCATGGTGAGGTGAAAATCTACTATGAAAATGGTAAACTTCAGGAACTGGCTTATTATGAACAGGGGGCACTAAATGGGGAAGTGTTGGATTATTACGAAGATGGACGCCTCATGCAAAAGGTTTATTATAAGGAGGGGCGGGTAGAGGGGCCATGGGAAAAATACTATTCCAATGGCTTTATTAAAGAAAGATCATACAAAATCGGCGATCAGTATGAAGGCCTGTTTATCGGTTATTTTAAAGACTATGAAGACGGTACCAAACAAAAAGAATGTTACTACAAAAATGGGGTACTCAACGGCACCTTTAAAGGCTTTCACCCTACCGGCGAACTGGAAATGATCTGTCACTATATTGACGGTAAAATTCAGGGGAAATATCAGGGGTTTTATTCAGACGGCTCTCTCTTTGAAGAAGGATATTATGTAGACGATGAAAGAGTCGGTATATGGACTACCTATCACCCTGCCGGGGGAAAATATCTTGAAGGCGAATACAAAAATCGGCTGTTTGAAGGTGAATGGAAAGGCTGGCATGAAAACGGACAACTCAAACAAACAGGGGTATTCCACAACGGTAAGTCAGAAGGATTCTGGGTTTTCTACTATGACAACGGTAATATTAAAAAGGAAGGTAATTATGTGCTTGACAGAGCAGAAGGCCTATGGAAACAATATTACCCCGAAGGCGGCATTCAGATTGAAGCCGAATATCTGAAAGGGATGCTGCACGGTGTCAAAAAAGTGTATAACCCGGATGGCAGTCTTCAGACAGAAGAGCGATACGAAAATGGCGCTTTAATCCCCTGACAGACGTTCCTGCTAGCCGCCAAAATTGACGGAACGGCCCTTTTCCTTGAAGTGAAAATTTACTTCAAACCGAATTTCGTCGGTAACGTCAAATTCCTGGTCTGAGTCGGGCAGGTCAAATTTATCTCCCAATACATTTTTCATGCTCACTACATAGTGCTCGGAATAAGGCACAGTGATGACATAATTGCCCCGTTCATCTGTAAGCGAATAATAGTAATCTCCGTTTTTGTCTTTCACTGTCACCCGGATATTCGAAGGGGTGATCCCGTGTATGCGCGAATATTTGTCCCGGGTAATCTCCACTTTTCCCACAATCGTCACACTTTTGGAATACGGCACATAAAGGGTAATATGTTTGTTCATCGTGACCTCCAGATCCGCCCCTGACATATTGGTATATTGCATCGGGGCAAAGAGTTCTGTCAGGCCCAGCAGATAATGCCCTTCCGGGACCCTGAAAAAGCTCACCGTACCGGTCTGGTCTGCCATAATTCCCGGTGGATTATATTTGACAATTTTTACGCCCTCTTCCGTTTCTACAGGTTCCTCCGCCCTTTCGATTTCTACCATGACATTGCCTACGCCGGGCTCCAATTCCCGCTCCAACTGTTTGTTTCCATTATAGTCTTTAAAGAAAACAACCATTAGGGTATAATATTTCAGTCTGGGTTGTGGCACATCAAATACCTTTTGCGCGCCAAAACTAAATGAAGCCAGTTCGGAAAGGGTAGTGGAGGCTCCGTCTTGTCGTTTGAAAAACCTGGCAGGATTGAGGTTGACCCCCATTTTGAAATTCCATCCATCTTCTCTTTCATACCTGAGGCTTGAGTTTAATGTCGATTGCAGGAGTTTTTCATCCACATTATAGGACGCATTGCCGGAGACATCCAGAAGGAGTGACTTCGGCACCAGCTCCCATCCATAACTGGTGCCCAGGCCTACCGTTTTTGAGTAAACACTTTCTTTTTCCTGCTCATAAGCTGCCTGTGCAGTCGGAAGTCCCGGCGCATACTGGTAATCTGCGGAGATGGAACCATTCTTAAGATTGGCCCGAAACCCGGCTTTGGCCTGAATAAAACTGGTTGCCGACATATTTTCCAGATCGTTGGCATCGGTAATTTGTGTCATACCAATCTGGATGCTGGGGCTAAAAGACACATCCGAATTATTTTTGCTTTTGATCATGGTTCCCGCCGCAAATCGCGTATTTCTTGTCCCAAAGGCGATCGTGGTATCCAGTGAATAAATATCTCTTTCGAGATTCATATTATCCATTCCTGCTGCGAGCGCGATAGGGATTTTTCCTCCAATCAGGAAATTATATCCCAGCGCAATTTTTTGGGTTGTCTGCTTATTGTTGACCAGAATTTCTCCATCATCTGAGCGATCTTCTGAACCACTGCTGATGCCTGAGTAGGTAAACTTGATATTGCTGTTATTGACAAATTTATAAGCCGCTTCTCCATCAACCTGAAATACACCCGCCCCGTTTCCCTGATAGTCACGGGTTGCATAGGTATTTTTGAGGCCGATTTTCAGATCTCCGATGCTGGCATTGTAGTTCAATTGATACCCGATTCCTTGTTTGTCAATGGGTTTTATGCCACGACCATAGGTACTCATTTTGGTGGCCGTGGTGACAAAACTCAGGTACTGACTTTTGCCTGCTCGTCCCGTATTGAGGTTAAATCCCGCCGAAGGCGCATAGAGTTTGGTATGCGCCTCTTTGTCTTGTTTATAAGTAAGCGCACCCAATACCTGGAGGTTGTCGCCGACTTTTCTTTTCAGGGAAAGTGCCGCGCCCCAGTTGGGATTGCGCACATTGCTGGCCAATGTGCCGGTGATTTTGGTATTTCCGATCATACGACCTACAGAAATGCCTCTGCCTGATGCACTTACCCCAATACCCCCACTGACATCTCCCAGCCGGTAGAAGTCTTCCTGATCTCTGTATTCTGCCATGATACGGGCATTTTTCCACAACATCTTACTGGCAGAATTGGGGTTACCGGAGAAAAGAGAATTCTGAAATTCCGCGATATAGTTGATTTCCCGTTCGCCTTTCAGGAGAATATTCCCGGAAAAATTAATATTTGTAGATGTCTCTGCATTCAGCAGGTCTGATTGATTGAGTGTGATGATCAGGGGCGATTCGGCTTCGTTGAGTTTCAGCCGGTAGGAGTCTTTGATACTTTCGAAGATGACGGTCAATTCTTCTGAGGTTTCACTTCCCAAACTTTTGGTGATAAGCCGCAGTCGGTTGCGATCACCCGGCGACTCTTCCTCTCCATAGGCTTTGCAACGGATACGCGCTTCAATGGTCGTATCGGTTGAAGGTCTTAGCCCGAATGAAAGAATGTAGCCATTATTAACGGATTCCTCCATTTCCAGGAGGGCGCCCAGTTGGAAGTCCATGGAAATTTTCTCCAGGGTATTTCCCTGATTGTAAAGCGTAAAAAATACGGAGGTGTATTCGTCGCTGTTGCTGGAAGAATAGGTTTTGCTCAGCGGAGTGGTAATGCGCCATTTGCTCACCTTCTGGTAAGTTACTTCGGTGGTAACGGGTTTTCCGAGGGTTTTTCCGTCCGCTTTTTCGAGGTGGGCCACGACCGGGTACACGATACCTCCCTGCGCGTCTGTAGGAAATGAAACGCGGATAGGGATAAATCTCGATTCACCGGGTTTCAGAATGATTTTGCCCATGTCGGCATCTTGCAAAATCATTTTGCATTGATTGGGGATGTCATATTTTACTTCAAACTCCAGGGTTTGTTCACCGTGATTTTTTAGTTTAAAAACATTAAAAAACATGACGCCGGGGGGAAGTTCTTCTCCACTTTTGACAAAACCAGTCTCGATCCCGTCCATGAGTGATTCCGCCTCCGGATCAGCCTGCGTTTTTGCCGGAGAAACGATATCTCCATCAGGGATTGCCTGTGCATATACTTTTGGCATCAAAAGGGAAAAAAATCCACATGCAACAACAATATGAAGGAGAAATGACCTCATAGTCAATCGATTAATTCTCAGGAGTGTCCTGGAAATATCTATTGACACAGAAGCAAAATAGTAGGGAGATTACGGGGAAACGGGTGGTTCTAAATTTCAAAAAGGAAAAAATGTACGTATCTATATTTATATAAAAATACATTTTCCCTCAGCCAAAAAAAGGGCATTAACGCTTGATGTAATACATGTCAACGGCCCTTTACTTCCGCTCTAAAACAGAAATAGCCAGCCGGATTTTGCTGTAATCTACCGCCCCATCGAGGTGCTCATGAAGTGTTTTCATCAGATGCGCGCTGCCTACGGCTTTCACCGCGCCCTTTACCAATGCGATTTCTTCTTTGCTCACATATTGATATATGTCTATATCATGTCCCTGGGCGAAAAGATACCCCAGGTGTGAAAGAATTGTGCTATGCCCGAGGTTGCGTTTTTCCGCAATTTCTTCTGCATTTAAACCCTGCCGGTAATATTCGTAGGTAATATCGTAGGTACTTTCCCTTTTGGCTGGAGCAGAAAACAGATCGGGGCCTTTTGTGCGGTCGGATTGTTTTTTTGCAAAGGCGAGGATTTTTTTCATGAAAACTTTCCCATACCGTGCAAATTTCACTTCACCCACGCCGGATATCTGCCGCATGGCTGCTTCTGTCACCGGAATTTTCGTCGCCATTTCCCGGAGGGTCGCATCACTGAAAACCAGGTAAGGCGGAACAGCAGCTTCAATGGCCAGCTCCCGGCGTAATTCGCGCAACTCCTGAAACAGCGATTCTTCAAACAGTTCCTGTTTGGATTGTACTTTTTCAGGTCGGGCAGGTTTTTGTTTCTGATAGCTGGTAAACTGCGCGAGGCTTACTTTTCTTCCGTTGAATAAAACATCCTGGCTGGCAGGAGTAAGTTTGAGCACATGGCCCTGATCATAGGCAATTTCGATCAGGCCAAGTTGCAGAATCTGCAACAGACATTGTTGCCATTCCAGTACACTCATATCACTTCCCGCCCCATAGGTTTTAATCTGGTCAAATCCTTTTTCTATGATCTCTTTGCGCTGCGAACCACGCAGGATATCAATCAGGAGATTCATGCCCACAGACTCTTTGAGCCGGGCGATCGCGGAAAGCGCTTTTTGGACAAGAATGGTACCGTCAAACCGCTGGGGAGGATCTGTGCAAATATCACAATTGCCGCAGTTTTGGGCGATATGTTCACCGAAATAATTAAGCAGGATGCGGCGGCGGCAGATTTGGGCGTTGGCAAATTCTTCCATCCGCTCCAGTTTTGCCAGTCGTAATTCCTGCAGTCCACCGTCTTCGATAAATTTTCGCTGCTGGATCACATCTGCAAAGCTGTAAAACAACAATGTGTCACTTTTCAGCCCGTCACGTCCTGCCCGCCCGATTTCCTGATAATAGCTTTCGATATTTTTGGGCAGGTTGTAGTGAATAACCCAGCGAACATTGGATTTATCAATGCCCATCCCAAACGCGACGGTCGCGCAGATGATCGGCACCACATCGTTGATGAAATCTTCCTGCGTGCGTGCCCGGGCTTTGGCCGTCATGCCTGCATGATAAAATGCGGCGGGAATGCCATAAATCTGTAGTTTTTCGGCGATTTCTTCCGTAGATTTTTTACTGAGACAATAGACAATTCCCGATTGCCCGGGCCTTTCCCTGATAAAATCGATGATGGTTTTCAGCCGGTTTTGCCCGGGTTTTACGGTAAGTGAAAGATTGGGCCGGTCAAAGGAAGCCACAAAAAGGCTTGGCTCATTGAGTCTGAGCTGATCGATAATATCTTTTCGGGTGAGTTTGTCTGCTGTAGCGGTCAGTGCGGTAACCGGTATATGAGGAAATTGCTGACGGATAAATCGCAGCTGGTTGTATTCCGGTCTGAAATCATGTCCCCAGGCAGAAATACAATGCGCCTCATCGATTGCGATGAGGTTGATTTTCACACTTCGGAGAATATTGGCAAAGTCTTCGGAGACCATCTTTTCGGGTGAAACATAGAGAAGTTTTACTTCAGCGAGCAATACTTCCTGTGTTATGGCTGACTGTTCGGCAAAAGTCTGGCTGCTATTTAGGTAAGATGCCGCGATCCCATTGGCGCGTAAACCTTCTACCTGGTCTTTCATCAGTGAAATCAATGGCGACACCACCACACACATTCCCGGTTGGATGATCGCCGGAATCTGATAACAAATGGATTTCCCCCCACCGGTTGGCATAAGAATCACCGTATCTACCCCCTTCAAAATCGTTTCAATGATTTCTTCCTGCATGGGGCGGAATGAGTCGTAACCAAAATATTGCTTTAAGGCCTGCCGGGCTGATTCGAGATTCATATTATTTTTTTCCGGCTTAAAGATAAAAAAAAAAGACAGAGGTAACGACCCCTGCCTTCTACGTAACTACATCTAACCTAAAAACTAACTAACTACTATTACCCGAATAATTTTTGTGTGTAACTGGTTGGCGGTGATCATATTTATTGACCACTGAACTGATAAAAACAAATCCCGTGCCTAAAACCAGTTTGGTGAAAAAAAATTCGCGTAAGGAAATATACAAGTTTGGACGAAATATGAGACGATATCCTTTTTTGAACGATAGGGCAGCGGTTTTTGCAAAAAACCGGGGTGTAAGATTTTTATCTAAATTCGTAGATATTTCTTACGAATCCCGGAACCTTTCCCCTTATCGTTTTTTTCTTTTCGGTGAGATTTCCCTTATTATCGTATTTGTAAAGGTATTCTGTGTCTCCGGCTTCTTCTTTTATCAATAATCCCTGCGCATCATAATAATATCTGGTAAACGCTTTCATCTGTCCGGAAACATCGTAATAAACCGATTTTGCCAAATGCCCTTTGTCGTCATATTCGTAGGTTTCTTTTTCTCTCGTAGTGGTTTCTCCTTCGAATGTGTGGGTACGGGTAAAGTAGAAGGTCGTTTTTCTTCCTTTTGCGTCGTACTGCCAGGAGTACGTTCTGGTGAGAAATTCCTGTGTTTCGGTTTCTTCTTTCAGCAATCCATTGTCGTCATATTCCCAGGAGTGGGTGGCGATGATCGTGCCATCCGGACTTACGTCTTTTTCTGTGATGAGTCTGCCTTCAGAATCGTAGGAATAGGCTTTATAAACAGCGGTATTGCTGTTGTGCATTTCGCTGATAAGATTGTTTTCATATCTGTATTGCCAGGTTACGGTAAGGGTATCGTTGTCTTTGTGCCGGACCAACATTTGGAAAACTTTATTTCCCCTTTCATCATAGCGAATCTGTGTACTGGTCTCCGGCGAACTTCCTTTCCCATAATCTATTCTGCCGATTAATTTCCCTTCCGGATTGTATTCAAATTTTTCTGTTTTAATTTTTTCCGGCGTGCCTTCTGCGGTAATCTGGAAAGTAGTGGTGGTCATTGCCCGGATATGTGCCTTTTTGATTTTTTCGGGGGTAAGTTCTTCTGCCTGTGAAAATAGTATTACAGGCAGAAGCCCAAACAACCCTATGGCCAATAGTCGCATGATATTCAGGTTTTATTTGTA
The DNA window shown above is from Bacteroidia bacterium and carries:
- the recQ gene encoding DNA helicase RecQ; this encodes MNLESARQALKQYFGYDSFRPMQEEIIETILKGVDTVILMPTGGGKSICYQIPAIIQPGMCVVVSPLISLMKDQVEGLRANGIAASYLNSSQTFAEQSAITQEVLLAEVKLLYVSPEKMVSEDFANILRSVKINLIAIDEAHCISAWGHDFRPEYNQLRFIRQQFPHIPVTALTATADKLTRKDIIDQLRLNEPSLFVASFDRPNLSLTVKPGQNRLKTIIDFIRERPGQSGIVYCLSKKSTEEIAEKLQIYGIPAAFYHAGMTAKARARTQEDFINDVVPIICATVAFGMGIDKSNVRWVIHYNLPKNIESYYQEIGRAGRDGLKSDTLLFYSFADVIQQRKFIEDGGLQELRLAKLERMEEFANAQICRRRILLNYFGEHIAQNCGNCDICTDPPQRFDGTILVQKALSAIARLKESVGMNLLIDILRGSQRKEIIEKGFDQIKTYGAGSDMSVLEWQQCLLQILQLGLIEIAYDQGHVLKLTPASQDVLFNGRKVSLAQFTSYQKQKPARPEKVQSKQELFEESLFQELRELRRELAIEAAVPPYLVFSDATLREMATKIPVTEAAMRQISGVGEVKFARYGKVFMKKILAFAKKQSDRTKGPDLFSAPAKRESTYDITYEYYRQGLNAEEIAEKRNLGHSTILSHLGYLFAQGHDIDIYQYVSKEEIALVKGAVKAVGSAHLMKTLHEHLDGAVDYSKIRLAISVLERK